One part of the Sorangiineae bacterium MSr11954 genome encodes these proteins:
- a CDS encoding cytochrome c, whose translation MRQTIWSLIFAAAATPALLVGACGGDDTSVRPATDGGLPDTSTKPDAAVDPLARGKYIVDTLASCGDCHTPRKSDGSPDMTKYLAGNSCFIGTDKSGDAGGPGPGCLSAPNLTNHADGLKNVTVDQEIKDMFQHGKRPDGKFLNSPMPYWVYANMTDADANAVVAYLRTVPGVANRPTPNQPPWTNVPAPTPPIDLNTVPAPEKEGNPDYESQMRGRYLAAVASACIECHTPEKEGAPPGQVDRSKWFAGKRAYDSKSLGLPQDKFPAQIFSANLTSDLSTGLGGYSLEQIVRVIKQGQDKDGKGICPPMPAGPRGSYVNMSDDDARDIARYLKSLPPIVNARTDCVAPGP comes from the coding sequence ATGCGGCAGACGATTTGGTCCTTGATCTTTGCGGCGGCAGCGACGCCGGCGCTTTTGGTGGGTGCGTGTGGAGGTGACGATACGTCGGTACGGCCGGCGACGGACGGCGGCCTCCCGGATACGAGCACGAAGCCCGACGCGGCGGTGGATCCGCTCGCGCGCGGCAAATACATCGTCGATACGCTCGCCTCGTGCGGCGATTGCCACACCCCGCGCAAGAGCGATGGCTCGCCGGACATGACGAAGTATTTGGCGGGCAACAGCTGCTTCATCGGCACCGACAAGAGCGGCGATGCGGGTGGTCCCGGGCCGGGTTGTCTGAGCGCCCCCAACTTGACGAATCACGCGGACGGGTTGAAGAACGTCACCGTCGATCAAGAAATCAAGGACATGTTTCAACACGGCAAGCGCCCGGACGGCAAATTCCTCAATTCGCCGATGCCGTATTGGGTTTACGCCAACATGACCGATGCCGACGCCAACGCCGTCGTCGCCTATCTGCGGACGGTCCCCGGGGTCGCGAACCGGCCCACCCCGAACCAACCTCCGTGGACCAACGTGCCCGCGCCCACGCCCCCGATCGATTTGAACACGGTGCCGGCGCCCGAAAAAGAAGGCAATCCCGACTACGAGAGCCAGATGCGCGGTCGCTACCTGGCGGCGGTCGCGTCGGCGTGCATCGAGTGCCACACCCCCGAGAAGGAGGGCGCGCCGCCCGGGCAAGTCGACCGCTCGAAATGGTTCGCGGGCAAGCGCGCGTACGACTCCAAGTCCCTCGGGCTGCCTCAAGACAAATTCCCGGCGCAGATCTTCTCCGCCAACCTCACGTCCGACCTGTCGACGGGGCTCGGTGGCTATTCGCTCGAGCAGATCGTCCGGGTGATCAAGCAAGGGCAGGACAAAGATGGCAAAGGCATTTGTCCCCCGATGCCCGCGGGGCCGCGCGGCTCGTACGTCAATATGTCGGATGACGACGCGAGGGATATCGCGCGGTACTTGAAGTCGCTGCCGCCCATCGTCAACGCGCGCACCGACTGCGTCGCCCCCGGCCCGTGA
- a CDS encoding flagellar biosynthetic protein FliR: MSASGFLFGHAAFAPPTSVAGLLGAVIQAFTGAGVDLPALGLAWARVLPTVLIVPAFGLRALPTPLRAILGAMLALCIFPAVVADAGAHAREPWPLLLLENFLHGLPVALAAAIPLWAATMAGNLVDTLRGARDAWNADTVEGKASHLGIAFALLASTLFLQSGGPSRIALALATTDFPAHPLLAAVRDLSAGITLAVALGGPLLAASIVLEVAVALVARASFPAQIYAVFPPLRALGLLVVMALVFERIAFVLARAIR; the protein is encoded by the coding sequence GTGAGCGCCTCGGGTTTCCTCTTCGGCCATGCCGCGTTCGCACCGCCCACGAGCGTGGCAGGTTTGCTCGGCGCCGTGATCCAAGCCTTCACGGGCGCAGGCGTCGATCTCCCCGCCTTGGGCCTCGCATGGGCACGCGTGCTCCCGACCGTCCTGATCGTGCCCGCCTTTGGCTTGCGTGCGCTTCCGACACCGCTGCGCGCCATCCTCGGGGCAATGCTTGCATTATGCATCTTTCCTGCGGTCGTCGCAGACGCTGGCGCGCACGCACGCGAACCATGGCCGCTCCTGCTCCTCGAAAATTTTCTGCACGGCCTGCCCGTCGCGCTTGCCGCCGCCATCCCCTTGTGGGCGGCCACCATGGCCGGAAACCTGGTCGACACCCTTCGCGGCGCCCGCGACGCTTGGAACGCGGACACCGTGGAGGGAAAAGCGAGCCACCTCGGCATCGCCTTTGCGCTGCTCGCCTCCACGCTTTTTCTTCAGAGCGGCGGCCCCTCGCGCATCGCCCTGGCCCTCGCGACCACCGACTTTCCCGCGCACCCGCTGCTCGCGGCCGTGCGCGATCTCTCCGCCGGCATCACCTTGGCCGTGGCCCTCGGCGGGCCTCTCCTCGCGGCCTCCATCGTGCTCGAGGTGGCGGTGGCCTTGGTCGCGCGCGCATCCTTTCCCGCCCAGATTTATGCCGTGTTTCCACCCTTACGGGCGCTCGGATTGCTCGTGGTGATGGCGCTCGTCTTCGAGCGCATCGCGTTCGTCCTGGCGCGCGCCATCCGCTGA
- a CDS encoding HAMP domain-containing histidine kinase produces the protein MSFRRLWPLHPLAPAIVIFVSLAVAIAIGLTGLDHLGRESDDLAAERAELLAKTLGARLPWLTHSGRMEAIQLAARRTQAEILIVETEGGILCDASLGPPPAPMIRKFITAKRGEATTSLGRTRFAVQQLGHTSDEGFVLAFVRAPDQSEAGPALVAALIALTVLLVGVAAAFAYAVAREANIDVEFLTERVRAMIQVPSEPSGEPVPVRSLDEVGALTSAFNQLVARFVEAEKGYRAALARARAADRDRAAFLAAVSHELRSPLNAILGFADILVQGVDGPLSPDALEEVEQIRASGAHLLELINDILEFSALESGQLRLSRDPVDLVLLASEVLREAAGILQGRPIVVGREGASRLVIEADPKRVRQILTNLVANAIKFTQKGEVVVGVALQGAYAKVSVRDTGPGIGDTERALIFEDYRQAGDEHRRKRGTGLGLAIARRLVLLHGGAIYVESQLGRGSTFNVLLPLKAPRARLA, from the coding sequence GTGAGCTTTCGTCGGCTCTGGCCGCTGCATCCGCTCGCCCCTGCAATCGTCATTTTCGTCAGCTTGGCCGTTGCGATCGCCATTGGATTGACGGGATTGGACCACCTCGGTCGTGAAAGCGACGACCTTGCGGCCGAGCGCGCGGAGCTCCTCGCAAAGACCCTCGGGGCCCGCTTGCCATGGCTCACGCACTCCGGCCGCATGGAGGCGATCCAGCTCGCTGCCCGCAGAACGCAGGCGGAAATTCTCATCGTCGAGACCGAAGGGGGCATCCTCTGCGACGCCAGCCTGGGGCCACCGCCCGCCCCGATGATTCGAAAGTTCATCACTGCGAAAAGGGGCGAGGCGACAACCTCGCTGGGTCGCACGCGATTTGCCGTGCAGCAGCTCGGGCACACCTCCGACGAGGGGTTCGTGCTCGCGTTCGTGCGGGCGCCCGATCAATCCGAAGCAGGCCCCGCGCTGGTCGCGGCGCTGATTGCGCTCACCGTCTTACTGGTCGGCGTGGCCGCAGCATTTGCGTATGCCGTGGCGCGTGAAGCGAACATCGATGTCGAATTTTTGACCGAGCGGGTCCGGGCCATGATCCAGGTGCCGAGCGAACCCTCGGGCGAGCCCGTGCCCGTGCGCTCGCTCGATGAAGTGGGCGCCCTCACCAGCGCGTTCAATCAGCTAGTGGCGCGCTTCGTGGAGGCCGAAAAAGGCTACCGCGCTGCGTTGGCGCGGGCGCGCGCGGCGGACCGCGATCGGGCCGCGTTTCTGGCGGCCGTGAGCCACGAGCTCCGCAGTCCGCTCAATGCCATTTTGGGATTTGCCGATATTCTCGTTCAGGGGGTCGATGGACCGCTCTCGCCCGATGCCCTCGAAGAGGTGGAACAGATCCGCGCGTCGGGCGCGCACTTGCTGGAGTTGATCAACGACATTCTGGAATTTTCGGCCCTGGAGAGCGGGCAATTGCGGCTCTCGCGCGATCCGGTGGATCTGGTGCTCCTCGCCAGCGAAGTGCTTCGCGAGGCGGCGGGCATCCTGCAAGGGCGCCCCATCGTGGTGGGACGCGAGGGCGCATCGCGTCTCGTCATCGAGGCCGATCCGAAGCGGGTGCGTCAAATTCTCACCAACTTGGTGGCCAATGCGATCAAGTTTACCCAAAAGGGTGAAGTGGTCGTCGGTGTGGCGCTGCAAGGCGCTTACGCCAAGGTGAGTGTTCGCGACACGGGACCAGGCATCGGCGACACCGAGCGCGCGCTCATCTTCGAGGACTACCGGCAAGCGGGCGACGAGCATCGCCGCAAACGCGGGACGGGGTTGGGGTTGGCCATCGCACGGAGGCTGGTGCTGCTGCACGGTGGGGCCATCTATGTCGAGAGCCAGCTAGGGCGGGGGTCCACCTTCAATGTGCTCCTGCCCCTCAAGGCGCCGCGCGCGAGGCTCGCATGA
- a CDS encoding MaoC family protein, whose product MTLDLSLVGKPSSPEKRIYSWEDTVLYALGIGSTKDELDYLYEGRGPKVYPSFAVVPKFKPMLDQLAKTGGNMAMVVHGSEKVQILRPFDASGTLYTTATVRGIYDMRKFASVIVDMESKNEQEEVVCQTTSSLLIREAGGFGGTAPPKEAVPVAVPKDREADFRIEQTTSQEQALLYRLSGDFNPLHADPEFAKNVGFDKGPILHGLCTFGYMVRHAAKGALGGDATKLTAFGAQFRRAVWPGDTLVTEGWLVSPGKIALSVSVKERDETVLSNAWAEFAA is encoded by the coding sequence ATGACGCTCGACCTTAGCCTCGTCGGAAAGCCCTCCTCCCCTGAAAAGCGGATCTACAGCTGGGAGGACACCGTTTTGTACGCGCTCGGCATCGGTTCGACGAAGGACGAGCTGGACTACCTCTACGAGGGACGCGGGCCCAAGGTTTACCCGAGCTTCGCGGTGGTGCCGAAGTTCAAGCCCATGCTCGACCAGCTCGCGAAGACGGGCGGCAACATGGCCATGGTCGTGCACGGCTCCGAGAAGGTGCAGATCCTCCGTCCCTTCGACGCGTCGGGGACCCTGTACACCACGGCGACGGTGCGCGGCATCTACGACATGCGCAAATTCGCGTCGGTGATCGTCGACATGGAATCGAAGAACGAACAAGAGGAGGTCGTCTGCCAAACCACGTCGAGCCTCCTCATTCGTGAGGCGGGCGGCTTTGGTGGCACGGCTCCGCCAAAGGAGGCCGTACCGGTCGCGGTCCCCAAGGATCGCGAGGCCGATTTTCGGATCGAGCAGACCACGTCGCAGGAGCAGGCGCTGCTTTACCGGCTCTCCGGCGACTTCAACCCGCTCCACGCCGATCCGGAGTTCGCCAAGAACGTCGGCTTCGACAAGGGGCCTATTTTGCACGGGCTTTGCACCTTCGGGTACATGGTCCGGCACGCCGCCAAGGGCGCGCTGGGCGGCGACGCCACCAAGCTGACCGCGTTCGGAGCCCAGTTCCGGCGCGCCGTTTGGCCCGGCGATACGCTGGTCACCGAGGGGTGGCTGGTCTCGCCCGGTAAGATTGCGCTCAGCGTGTCCGTCAAAGAGCGCGACGAGACCGTGCTCTCCAATGCGTGGGCCGAGTTCGCGGCCTGA
- a CDS encoding acetyl-CoA C-acetyltransferase, translated as MAKLSKSIVIVGAKRTAFGTMQGALKGISANDLGVVAAKAALAQSRVPADAIDHVVIGNVLQSSADAIYCARHVGLKAGTPITTPALTVNRLCGSGFQAIVSGAEQILLGDASAVLVGGTENMTQAPHVIRGAREGFAFGKAPPLEDSLWTCLTDSYCNLPMAVTAENLATKYGINREACDDFALTSQQRWAAAHEAGRFKDEITPIEIKQKKGTITFEVDEHPRPQTTREALAKLGPVFKKDGVVTAGNASGICDGAAALVLTTEEFAQQRGLTPLARLIGWGVAGVEPEIMGIGPVPALQRALARTDLKLSDLDLVEVNEAFAPQYLAVEKELGLDRKKTNVNGGAISLGHPLGASGARITTHLVYELARRHGRFAAGSACIGGGQGMAVILERV; from the coding sequence ATGGCCAAGCTATCCAAATCGATCGTCATCGTGGGCGCCAAGCGCACTGCGTTCGGGACCATGCAAGGCGCGCTCAAGGGAATCAGCGCCAATGATCTCGGCGTCGTGGCGGCAAAAGCAGCTCTTGCGCAATCGCGCGTACCGGCGGACGCCATCGATCACGTGGTGATCGGCAATGTGCTGCAGTCGAGCGCGGATGCGATCTATTGCGCCCGCCACGTGGGGCTCAAGGCGGGCACCCCGATCACCACGCCGGCGCTCACCGTCAATCGGCTCTGCGGGTCGGGCTTTCAAGCCATCGTCAGCGGCGCCGAGCAGATTCTGCTAGGCGACGCGAGCGCGGTCCTGGTCGGTGGAACCGAGAACATGACGCAGGCACCCCACGTGATCCGCGGCGCGCGCGAGGGTTTCGCCTTCGGCAAGGCGCCCCCGCTCGAAGACTCTTTGTGGACCTGTCTCACCGACAGCTACTGCAACCTGCCGATGGCCGTCACAGCCGAAAACCTGGCCACCAAATACGGTATCAACCGCGAGGCATGCGATGATTTCGCGCTCACCAGCCAGCAACGCTGGGCCGCCGCGCACGAAGCCGGTCGCTTCAAGGACGAGATCACGCCCATCGAGATCAAACAGAAGAAGGGCACGATCACCTTCGAGGTCGACGAGCACCCGCGTCCGCAGACCACGCGCGAGGCGCTGGCCAAGCTCGGCCCCGTCTTCAAAAAAGACGGCGTCGTTACGGCCGGCAATGCTTCCGGCATCTGCGATGGGGCCGCAGCCTTGGTGCTCACCACCGAAGAATTCGCCCAGCAGCGGGGCCTCACACCGCTGGCCCGTCTGATCGGGTGGGGCGTCGCCGGGGTGGAGCCCGAAATCATGGGCATCGGCCCCGTCCCTGCCCTCCAAAGGGCGCTCGCCCGCACCGACTTGAAGCTCTCCGATCTGGACCTGGTCGAGGTCAACGAAGCCTTCGCACCGCAGTATTTGGCCGTCGAAAAAGAGCTCGGCCTCGACCGCAAGAAGACCAACGTCAATGGCGGGGCCATCTCCCTCGGCCACCCCTTGGGCGCCAGCGGCGCCCGCATCACCACCCACCTCGTCTACGAGCTTGCACGCCGGCATGGCCGCTTCGCCGCGGGCAGTGCTTGCATCGGTGGGGGACAGGGCATGGCCGTCATTTTGGAGCGCGTCTAA